TCCGCTACGGCTTCCTCGGCAACCTCTTCTTCCGCTACTTCTTCAGTAACTTCTTCAACGGTTTCCACTGCTTCATTTACAGTTTCAGCTACCTCTGCGGCAACTTCTTCAACGGTTTCCACCGCTTCATTTACAGTTTCTGCAACCTCTTCGATGGTCTCTTCCACCTTTGCTTCTACTGATTCAGGTGTTTCGTTCACCTCTTCGTTAATATTTTTTTCGTCTGGCATTGAAAGAATGCTTTTAAAAAGTTAAAAAATAAAATTTATCCTGGGGGAAGAACCACTCTAACCTATTGAAAGTAAAGTAATTAAACCCTTACCGTAAACGGCGGCGCAAAATTACGCCTTTTGTCCTGATAAAAAAAATAAAAACCACTTTTTATTGCCTGTTTTGGGGCCTCAAATGATTGATTTTCAAAAAAGAATGCGGGGCAATGAAATAAATTCATTAAAAATCAACAAAGTGGCTTGCACAATAATGTTAAAAACCCCTATATTTGCAGCCGCTAAATAAAAATAGCACCTGGCGTGGTAGCTCAGCTGGTTAGAGCGCATGATTCATAATCATGAGGTCGGCGGTTCAAGCCCGCCTCACGCTACTAAAAAAGGGTCGTCGTTTGACGATCCTTTTTTAATTTTTCAAAAATCAATTTACAATTTACAAAAACGGGCCTACCTTCCCACCACAAAAGGCTCCATGCCCAGATACTGGTTCCCCGAAGATTGGACACGTAAATAATAGATCCCTTCCGGCAGGTTGTCAACATTGATTTGCTGCTTTGCATTTTGATGCCGATACTCCACGTTGAATTGTTGCAGGACTTTCCCGTGAACGGAAATGATCTGAACATCCAATTCATCGTCCGCGCCGCCGGTAAAATGAAGGGTAGATAAATCACGAACGATATTGGGTAATATCTCGATATTAAATGCTTCTTCACAGGCTAATTGGGCCGAAACCGAATTACTTGTCTCAGACTTTCCATCAAAATCGACCTGCAGCAAACGGTAATAGGCATTACCGGGAGGGTTTTCATCAACAAAAGTGTAAACCGTTTTTTCCAGGGTAGAGCCCTGACCGGTCACTTCTCCTATGGGTTCAAACTTTGATCCGGTTGGGCTGCGTTCGATGATGAATTTATCGTTGTTGTTTTCGGCAACCGTTGCCCATTCCAGGGTCACCGCGCAGTTGGCCTCTTTTACTTTGAAATAGGCCAAGGAAATTGGCAAAGACGGCAGGCCGGGGTCATTGAGCAGGAAAGTGTGCAAGGCTTCATTGGCAAATTCTCCGCCCGTAAGAATGATATTGTTACCTGACTTTACTGTGAAGGCACCGTACCCCCAGGAACAGCACATCCCATCCCCGTAAGCATCATAAATATTGAACTGGTAGCAGCCATTTTCCGTAGCCGTTACATTGGCATTGGGTATCGTAGATTGTCCGTCGGAGTAAGGCGGACTGTTTAAAATCACCACCCCGTTCGGATCAATAATTTCCCAGGAGGTTTCAGAGGCATAATTATCCGGATCAATTTCCACGGTCAACTGAGCATTGTTGCCGACCGGGGCTGCTTCCACAATGATGTCTTCTTCATCGCCGTTGGGCCTGGAATCTATAAATCCATTGGGCTTGACCACCTTGGCGGTCCAGGTTCCGGTCATTGCTGCCGGATAGGAAATGTTTACCG
This sequence is a window from Lewinellaceae bacterium. Protein-coding genes within it:
- a CDS encoding T9SS type A sorting domain-containing protein translates to MKQFLFSLLTVLLSFSTILHAQNWTATDWQGNTQSPSDHYGKALLVDLSAHWCPPCWDWHSTGIMESLYHDFGPGGTNEFMVFFIDCDSGSSVSQLQGGGDSMGDWTEGTPYPIIGPNGQGPSVASHYNFGGYPTLFLHCGAGTASEISRTSKWTFWNDVLTMCPGAFDNKVHDATLLLVESKRYICPGESTEFSVDVYNAGTATLNTFDLEIRDPSGTLVHTQSFSSQYIQHGAYKTVNISYPAAMTGTWTAKVVKPNGFIDSRPNGDEEDIIVEAAPVGNNAQLTVEIDPDNYASETSWEIIDPNGVVILNSPPYSDGQSTIPNANVTATENGCYQFNIYDAYGDGMCCSWGYGAFTVKSGNNIILTGGEFANEALHTFLLNDPGLPSLPISLAYFKVKEANCAVTLEWATVAENNNDKFIIERSPTGSKFEPIGEVTGQGSTLEKTVYTFVDENPPGNAYYRLLQVDFDGKSETSNSVSAQLACEEAFNIEILPNIVRDLSTLHFTGGADDELDVQIISVHGKVLQQFNVEYRHQNAKQQINVDNLPEGIYYLRVQSSGNQYLGMEPFVVGR